In Burkholderia sp. GAS332, one DNA window encodes the following:
- a CDS encoding peptide/nickel transport system permease protein, whose protein sequence is MSRRLRFAVILRRTAWQALPTVIGIVILNFFLLKLMPGDAADVLAGESGSATVETMQVLRAKFGLDQPVLHQLWSYLAHLSHFSLGYSPRYDMPVMQLILSRLPNTLLLMGVALSFAIVAGVVLGAVMAHWAGKWPDRVLSVLALLFYSTPGFWIGLLAIVLFSVHLGWLPSGGNITLGVQLHGFAYLADAAKHVLLPAATLATFFVAIYARLTRAAMLEVQRQDFVRTAQAKGLHPWRVTVRHVLRNALMPLTTIIGIHFGTLLGGAAVTETVFSWPGLGRLALDAVMARDFSVLLGVLLLSSLLVIVANVLVDLLQAWLDPRVA, encoded by the coding sequence ATGAGTCGACGTTTGCGTTTCGCTGTGATTCTCCGGCGTACGGCATGGCAGGCGCTGCCGACGGTGATCGGCATCGTGATCCTGAATTTTTTCCTGCTCAAGTTGATGCCGGGCGACGCCGCCGACGTGTTGGCCGGCGAATCCGGCTCCGCAACGGTGGAGACGATGCAGGTGCTGCGCGCGAAGTTCGGGCTCGACCAGCCAGTGCTGCACCAGTTGTGGTCGTACCTCGCGCATCTGTCGCATTTCAGCCTGGGCTATTCGCCGCGTTACGACATGCCGGTGATGCAACTGATCCTGTCGCGCCTGCCGAATACGCTCTTGCTGATGGGGGTCGCATTGTCGTTCGCGATTGTGGCGGGCGTGGTGCTCGGCGCGGTGATGGCGCATTGGGCCGGCAAGTGGCCCGACCGTGTGCTTTCCGTGCTGGCCTTGCTGTTCTATTCGACACCGGGTTTCTGGATCGGCCTGCTGGCGATCGTGTTGTTCTCAGTGCATCTGGGCTGGCTGCCGAGTGGCGGCAACATCACGCTCGGCGTGCAACTGCATGGGTTCGCCTATCTTGCCGATGCAGCTAAACATGTCCTCCTGCCTGCCGCGACGCTCGCGACATTCTTCGTCGCGATCTATGCGCGGCTCACGCGGGCCGCGATGCTGGAAGTGCAACGCCAGGATTTCGTGCGGACCGCACAGGCCAAGGGTTTGCATCCGTGGCGCGTGACGGTGCGCCATGTATTGCGCAATGCCCTGATGCCGCTCACGACGATCATCGGTATTCATTTCGGCACGCTGCTGGGTGGCGCCGCGGTGACCGAGACGGTATTCAGCTGGCCGGGCCTCGGGCGTCTCGCGCTCGATGCGGTGATGGCACGCGATTTCAGTGTGCTGCTAGGCGTCCTGCTGCTGTCGTCGCTGCTCGTGATCGTCGCCAATGTGCTGGTCGATCTGCTGCAGGCATGGCTCGATCCGCGCGTGGCGTGA